A region of the Denitrificimonas caeni genome:
CAATCCTGAGCACCGACAACAATATCACTTTGCGCGACCTGAGCACCAACAGCTTGCAAATAAACAAGACCAGGAAATACTGCCACATCAACTTCAGCGGGCAATACTTGTGTAGCCAGTTCATTTAACAACAGTTTGATGCTGGCACAGGTGCCATGCATTTTCCAATTACCAGCTACCAATGGGCGACGCATGTCAATCCTCTTCGCTCAAAGTGGGCGCAGATATTACTCAAGCGCATAAAAAGATGCAAGCAAAATCAACCACATACCGCTTGCACAACTTCGGCTAAACGCTGCGCATGCTGTAAGACTACGGCCTCGTCATCACCTTCAACCATAATCCGCACTAACGGCTCAGTACCTGACTTGCGCAACAATACTCGCCCACGCCCAGCCATCGCCGCAGTCACCTCATCACAGGCTGCCTGCACCTTAGGATCACTGACTGGGTCAACTTCGCCTGTTAAGCGCACGTTAATCAGCACTTGCGGCAGCTTTTTCCAGGCTAGACGCTCTTTTGCCAAGCTCTGCCCGCGGCGGCGTAACGCCAGCAGCACTTGCAAGGCAGCAATAATGGCATCACCAGTGGTTGCATGCTGCGCACAGAGAATGTGCCCTGAATTTTCACCACCGAGCACCCACTTGCGCTCAACCATTTCCGCCATGACATAACGGTCACCCACATTGGCACGAATAAAAGGAATGCCGCGCTCTTCCAGAGCCAGCTCAAGACCGAGATTACTCATCAGGGTCCCTACTACGCCGGTACCTTCTGGCAAGCGCTCACGCTCCTGGATATCAGTGGCGATGATGTACAACAGGTCATCACCATCCACCACTGCACCCGTATGATCAACCATTTGTACGCGGTCACCATCGCCATCAAAGGCAATACCTAAATCCGCACCATGCTCAACCACAGCTTTTTGTAGCGGACCCAAACATGTGGAGCCAACACCATCATTAATATTCAAGCCATCTGGCTGCGCAGCGGTGGTGACCACTTCCGCCCCCAGCTCGCGAAACACACTTGGCGCAACTTTGTAGGTAGCTCCGTGCGCGCAATCTAA
Encoded here:
- the glmM gene encoding phosphoglucosamine mutase, whose amino-acid sequence is MARKYFGTDGIRGHVGTHPITPEFMLKLGWAAGMAFRKQGKCRILVGKDTRISGYMFESALQAGLSAAGADVMLLGPMPTPAVAYLARTFQAEAGIVISASHNPHHDNGIKFFSGQGTKLPDAVELMIEELIDEPMTVVESEHLGKASRINDAAGRYIEFCKSSVPTSTDFSGLKIVLDCAHGATYKVAPSVFRELGAEVVTTAAQPDGLNINDGVGSTCLGPLQKAVVEHGADLGIAFDGDGDRVQMVDHTGAVVDGDDLLYIIATDIQERERLPEGTGVVGTLMSNLGLELALEERGIPFIRANVGDRYVMAEMVERKWVLGGENSGHILCAQHATTGDAIIAALQVLLALRRRGQSLAKERLAWKKLPQVLINVRLTGEVDPVSDPKVQAACDEVTAAMAGRGRVLLRKSGTEPLVRIMVEGDDEAVVLQHAQRLAEVVQAVCG